The Paenibacillus sp. G2S3 region GCCCTTCTTGGTATGCCGGCAACAATAAACCTGGAGCTGCCTCCGCGTACACCTCGCAGCCTATGCTTACGGCTATTCAGAAGATGTCTAAGGAGAATGATTACACGATTGTGTACATTCACTGGAATGAAGAGTTTAAGGATTACCCTGAACAATACGCCCGCACGCTAGCCAAACAGATGATTGATAGTGGTGCAGATATCATACTCGGCGCACATAGCCATTGCTTGATGGGTATCGAATACTATAAAAATAAACCGATCTATTATTCACTTGGGAATTTTGTGTTTAATCGTTCTACACGTGGTGGAGAGAAGACACTTCACTCGATGCTGGTGAACTTTGAGATTAACGAGGCCAAGGTGACTAGTAAGATTACGCCGGTCAAAATTATTGGTGGACAGCCCAACTTCATGGACGATTCTTATAATAAGAAGACGATAAAGCTAATGAATACCCTGTCTTATAATGCAGTTATCGATGCGAATGGTAGGGTTACGGAGAAGCAATTATAAGCATATAGTAGATCGACCAGAGATCACTGGTCGGTTTTTTTGTGATTAAATTCAATTAATTATGTTAAATTTATCCAATATTTGATCTTTCTATTAATAATATGTAATACTTATATTAAATCAGAATGTAGTAGAGTATTAGATTGTCGAAAAAAGTAGATGCATAAAGCCTAAATAGTCTGTATTAACTCTATTAAACAATTATTCGCTCTGATATGCGCCGAAGTGTTTCCGGACTTGATGTATTGGGTAAATGAGGATATCCATTGGGATACTCCGCAAGCTGATTTGTAATCGCAATGTTGGATATTTATTAATTTCAAGACAATAATTTGGATGGCTTTACAGCAATTTGTCGAAAACGTACATATTTTTGTCGAATAATTGTCGATAAATATCATATTTTGTAGAAATAAAATTGACAGGGAAAGAATAGCACTTTAATATTAGGATATAGCGTAATCATTACTATCACATAGAAGCCTACATAAGCTTTTAGCAAAAATGATTATTAATGTAATTTCAAGGGAGGATGTACGATGATGAAAGCAACAGGCATAGTAAGAAAAGTAGATGAATTGGGACGTATCGTAATTCCTATTGAACTACGTAGAACGATGGGAATTGACATAAAAGACCCGCTCGAGATTTTTGTAGATGGAGAGAAAATTATTCTGAGAAAATACGAGCCAACTTGTATCTTCTCCGGAAGCGCAGAGAACCTCATCAATTTCAAAGGTAAAATGGTAAGCAAAGATGTTCTCGATGAGCTGATTTCCAGCTTTGACAGAGTATAATCGATAGATTACACATTTTTGCTAAAAAAGAACCGGTACAGCAAGCACAATTTGTGCATGCTGCCGGTTCTTTTTTATGATAGCACAACAAAAAAAGCAGCAAATCCCCTAGAATAATAGGAAACTTACTGCCCACACTATCCTTATTCAGACTCCAGCACACTTTGAATTTTTTTGATAAAGGCTTCATATTGCACAAGGCCGAGCTCCATACAGAGCTTCTCGTAAGGGGACAGATGAGGATCTAGATCCTTCAATTTCTGATGGAGATCGTCGTACATAGCCTGCTTCTCTATCAATGCTTGCCGTAATAAGGCATCCACATTCTCTTTATTGGTCTTATCTCCGAAATACAGATGCATAAAAAAGTCTGAACGTAGCACTTCCTTTTCGGCCGGTCTTTGCAAGTAAGCATGGAACTGATCTAAGCCGGCAGAGGTTATTGTAAATATATTTTTGTCAGGTTTGCCTTCCTGCCGTACGGATTCTTTGGTGATTAGCTCTAGCTTTTCCATCTTGCTCAGGGTTGGATAGATGGTGCCGTAGCTAGCATCAAAGAAAAAAGAGAAGTATTCTTCGAAATGCCGCTTTATCTCATAACCCGATTGAGGTTTTTCACTTAATAATCCTAGAATGACATCTTGTATGTTCATGAATCGTTGCCGCTCCTTTCTTTCACCTCCTACCATATCACAACTACATTTCGCTCTCAATTTGAAAAGGCATAACCGAGGAGGCGAACTAAATAATTACGCATTTGCGGGTACGGGCTCTTGTTCTTGTGATAACTGAGTTTCTTTGCGAATGAAGGTTAGGATAATGCTTAATCCAGCTATTGCTACACCAATGCAGAGTAGATAGAACATATCTTTCCATACACCATTGCCTCCGATAACTAGGTCGAGCATGCCATTTACCGCGTAGTAAGCAGGTGAGAAGGGACCGATCCAGCTATAAAAAGGAGAAAGCACATCACGAGGAATCGTTGCTCCGGAAGCCAACATTTGTATGGAAAGAAGCGCGATGTTTAGCCAGGCGCCAGCGTCGCCGAGTAGCAGCAGACTGAACTGTGCAAGAATCATGCAGGAGAGAATCACAGTGAACTCGAACAGCCACATGAGCAGAAAGCCACGGTTGGAGTGGATACCGAGTGAGTTAACCATGATAGTCCCCACTAGAGATGTTAGTACAGCTGTTAAACCCATAATGGCAAACCGGGCTGCAAAGCGATCCCATTTACCAAATTGACCCGATAAGTTGGAAGAAGCTTTTTGGAGATTCATGGCGAGTAGCATAGCTCCGGTAAAGGAGGCAGTAACAATCATTAGGGGAACCATAGTTTGTGCAAAATTAGTTGTGGGGTTGATGACTTCAACGTTTGCGGAGATTCGGCTGCTTGCCGCACTTTTGATGATCTCTGCGTGCGCCTGCGGCAGCTTCATAGCTTCGAGGGTTTGGTTTAGTGCTATATTACTGCTTTGAGTGTTCATGGCAGCCGTGACTTTAAGTGCTACAGTCTGCATAACATTGCTAACCATTTGCGGATTGGATTCATTTACGAGGTAACGGAGTTCAGTTTTTCCGGATGGATTACTAATCGCTCCGGTGAACCCTTGTGGAATATTGATAATCATGTGGATTTCTCTATGCTCAAGGGCTTCCTTGGCAGCTTTTAGTGGAAGGTCCTGTCTGGTTACGAACTGAAGGGACTGGGTAATTCCATCGACTACAGGCTGAGCATTCGCACCATCTTCATTCACGATAGCAATGGGCAACCGATCTACCCGATCCGTAACATGATCGTACCCTGTAATCCAGATTAAGCTGAAAAAGACTTGGAACAACAGTGCAGTTATAATCCCGACGATGGTAGCAGGCTGCTTGAGGAAGCGCATGATTAATGTACGTGACATGGATATCTCTCCTTTATATTACATTTCGTTATATTTCAATATGAAATATATCATGTTGAAATATAAACTGCAACAAGAAATATGGAGAGCATGGACATTCCGAACTGATTTCATATATCATAGGGCTTGTACTGGAAATTTCGTGCAGATGAATGTGCTTACCTGAAGCAAAAGAGAATGGGGAGGAACAACAGATGAGTAATGAGGTACAAGGAACAGAACTGAACGCGGTTCACTCGGAGTTGAACAAGCCGGAAGCGATTGTTTTTGATATGGATGGAACACTGTTCCAGACTGAAAGTCTTTTATTACCT contains the following coding sequences:
- a CDS encoding ABC transporter permease, translated to MSRTLIMRFLKQPATIVGIITALLFQVFFSLIWITGYDHVTDRVDRLPIAIVNEDGANAQPVVDGITQSLQFVTRQDLPLKAAKEALEHREIHMIINIPQGFTGAISNPSGKTELRYLVNESNPQMVSNVMQTVALKVTAAMNTQSSNIALNQTLEAMKLPQAHAEIIKSAASSRISANVEVINPTTNFAQTMVPLMIVTASFTGAMLLAMNLQKASSNLSGQFGKWDRFAARFAIMGLTAVLTSLVGTIMVNSLGIHSNRGFLLMWLFEFTVILSCMILAQFSLLLLGDAGAWLNIALLSIQMLASGATIPRDVLSPFYSWIGPFSPAYYAVNGMLDLVIGGNGVWKDMFYLLCIGVAIAGLSIILTFIRKETQLSQEQEPVPANA
- a CDS encoding PadR family transcriptional regulator produces the protein MNIQDVILGLLSEKPQSGYEIKRHFEEYFSFFFDASYGTIYPTLSKMEKLELITKESVRQEGKPDKNIFTITSAGLDQFHAYLQRPAEKEVLRSDFFMHLYFGDKTNKENVDALLRQALIEKQAMYDDLHQKLKDLDPHLSPYEKLCMELGLVQYEAFIKKIQSVLESE
- a CDS encoding AbrB/MazE/SpoVT family DNA-binding domain-containing protein → MMKATGIVRKVDELGRIVIPIELRRTMGIDIKDPLEIFVDGEKIILRKYEPTCIFSGSAENLINFKGKMVSKDVLDELISSFDRV